Proteins encoded in a region of the Streptomyces sp. NBC_01298 genome:
- a CDS encoding ArnT family glycosyltransferase, whose protein sequence is MPRPRTGGLGVRPAAPARPLVRFRSSRPDLLLCGVLLLAILLVQGWNITNFPTLSDDEGTYLAQAWAVQQGKGLAHYTYWYDHPPLGWIQIAGLTYLPSLFVPDAMTVAPMRFSMLAVSAASSVLLYVLARRLWLPRWAAGLAMGLFGLSPLSVVLQREIFLDNIAVMWMLLAFCLAASPRRHLWHHFASGLAAATAVLTKETMLVVLPALLVTMWRHSHRDTRKFAVTGAVTACVLIGVTYPLYALLNAELLPGSGHVSLIDGIVYQMGRAGSGFILDPGSGSHGVFESWLYYDTVLPLGGLAGAVLLLVTIRWSVTARALAGPALAVVILGLVALRPSGYLPAMYVIQALPFLALVLAGGAASVTHAVLRRRRAPGERRALAYGRWALVGVLAASALVYLVPRWYDGNRTALTVDANAPYRQAAAWLGREVREPATTRVLVDDALWLDAVHHGFDPGLGAIWFYKADLDPAVTKTLPRGWRDIDYVVSSPTVRRDAAQLPNVKAALDHSTAVAVFGEGEDRIEIRRTDRADGSDPTARTSNGS, encoded by the coding sequence ATCCCGCGCCCGCGCACCGGCGGACTCGGGGTCCGCCCCGCCGCGCCGGCCCGGCCGCTCGTCCGGTTCCGCTCCTCGCGCCCCGACCTGCTGCTCTGCGGGGTGCTGCTGCTCGCGATCCTCCTCGTACAGGGCTGGAACATCACGAACTTCCCGACCCTCAGCGACGACGAGGGCACCTACCTCGCCCAGGCCTGGGCCGTCCAGCAGGGCAAGGGGCTGGCGCACTACACCTACTGGTACGACCACCCCCCGCTCGGCTGGATCCAGATAGCGGGCCTGACCTACCTGCCGTCCCTGTTCGTACCCGACGCGATGACCGTCGCGCCGATGCGGTTCTCGATGCTCGCCGTCTCCGCCGCCAGCTCGGTCCTGCTGTACGTGCTCGCGCGCCGGCTCTGGCTGCCGCGCTGGGCGGCCGGTCTGGCCATGGGCCTGTTCGGGCTCTCCCCGCTCTCCGTCGTGCTCCAGCGGGAGATCTTCCTCGACAACATCGCCGTGATGTGGATGCTGCTGGCCTTCTGCCTCGCCGCGTCCCCCCGCCGCCACCTGTGGCACCACTTCGCCTCCGGCCTGGCGGCCGCCACCGCCGTGCTGACGAAGGAGACGATGCTGGTGGTGCTCCCGGCGCTGCTGGTGACGATGTGGCGCCACAGCCACCGCGACACCCGCAAGTTCGCCGTCACCGGAGCCGTCACCGCCTGCGTGCTGATCGGGGTGACGTACCCCCTCTACGCGCTGCTCAACGCCGAGCTGCTGCCGGGCTCCGGCCACGTCTCCCTCATCGACGGGATCGTCTACCAGATGGGCCGGGCCGGCTCCGGCTTCATCCTGGACCCCGGCTCCGGTTCGCACGGGGTCTTCGAGTCCTGGCTGTACTACGACACGGTGCTGCCGCTCGGCGGACTGGCCGGCGCGGTCCTGCTCCTCGTCACCATCCGGTGGTCGGTCACGGCCCGGGCGCTCGCGGGCCCGGCGCTGGCCGTGGTCATCCTCGGCCTCGTCGCCCTGCGGCCCTCCGGGTACCTCCCGGCGATGTACGTGATCCAGGCGCTGCCGTTCCTGGCGCTGGTCCTCGCCGGGGGCGCGGCCAGCGTCACCCACGCCGTGCTGCGCCGCCGCCGGGCGCCGGGGGAGCGGCGCGCCCTGGCCTACGGGCGGTGGGCGCTGGTCGGCGTCCTCGCCGCCTCCGCCCTCGTGTACCTCGTTCCGCGCTGGTACGACGGCAACCGTACGGCGCTCACGGTCGACGCGAACGCCCCGTACCGGCAGGCCGCGGCCTGGCTCGGGCGCGAGGTGCGCGAGCCCGCGACGACCCGGGTGCTGGTCGACGACGCGCTGTGGCTGGACGCCGTCCACCACGGCTTCGACCCGGGGCTCGGCGCCATCTGGTTCTACAAGGCCGACCTGGACCCCGCGGTGACCAAGACGCTGCCGCGCGGCTGGCGGGACATCGACTACGTGGTCTCCTCGCCCACCGTCCGCCGCGATGCCGCTCAACTGCCCAATGTCAAGGCCGCGTTGGACCACTCGACGGCGGTCGCCGTCTTCGGTGAGGGCGAGGACCGCATCGAGATCCGGCGCACGGACCGGGCGGACGGCAGTGACCCCACGGCCCGCACTTCCAACGGGAGTTGA